The following proteins come from a genomic window of Maylandia zebra isolate NMK-2024a linkage group LG22, Mzebra_GT3a, whole genome shotgun sequence:
- the LOC143414655 gene encoding uncharacterized protein LOC143414655 has translation MRVRRESQERMEPAKKRRMSSPVWEHFDLISPNKVKCLLCARELGYNNNTSSMLRHYRALHENKGNSDCGARPGEQSQIDEDLVNMVIEDSQPFSIVEDKGFKRFVKSLNPSYVLPTKKALKVMVEARYQEMKEKAKASIEKAAASVPGLVIPNPAIASLLDSGQLLLNPFQTNCHSHLPASLHTCIGLSTRLDLASPPPPANPRLRTLPWSATVSTCPAPVSAV, from the exons atgagagtgaggagagaaagtcaggagagaatggagccagctaagaagaggaggatgtcctcccctgtgtgggaacattttgatcttatatCTCCCAACAag gtgaagtgtttgctatgtgccagggagctgggatataacaacaacacctcatccatgcttaggcactacagagctttgcatgagaataaggggaacagcgattgtggagcaagaccag gagagcaatctcaaatagatgaagacctggttaacatggtgattgaggactcccagccatttagcattgtggaggacaaaggatttaaaagatttgttaaatcattaaatcctagctatgttctccccactaaaaag gCCCTGAAAGTCATGGTGGAGGCCAGGTACCAGGAGATGAAGGAGAAAGCTAAGGCCAGCATTGAGAAAGCAGCAGCT TCGGTACCTGGACTCGTCATTCCAAACCCTGCCATAGCCTCGCTTCTGGATTCCGGTCAGCTGCTGCTTAATCCTTTTCAGACAAACTGCCAttctcacctgcctgcctccctgcacaCCTGTATTGGACTCAGCACTCGCCTGGACCTCGCCTCGCCCCCACCTCCAGCTAATCCCCGCCTGCGAACAC TGCCCTGGTCTGCCACAGTTTCCACCTGCCCCGCTCCAGTCTCAGCAGTTTAG